The region AAAGTTGcaaattataattttacaACAAAAGAATTTAATCTAGGACATTATTCTTTTGcaaatgataatgatatCTTTACTACACAAATTATGGATTTACCAGGATTAATTGATCGTCCAGAAGATAAAAGAAATCTTATGGAAAAACTTTCTTTATCATCTCTAAAAAATATACCATCAGCTGTTATCTATGTTTTTGAtcctttaaaaaaagatgatCATAAATTTTCATCTTTAAAATCACAAATAGATATCAGATATTATCTAAGGGGATTATTCCCATTTAGACCTTGGATTGATGTCATAACGAAATCTGATTTAATCAATTTTGATCAAGTTCAAATACCAAATgatataaaacaaaatgcTCTATTCTTGTCAACCGAACATAAACCTTCCCTATTACCTCTAAAGGAAAGAATAAATGAAGTTACATATAAATTGAATaactttttaaataaacatatCATGGAATAATAAcatctttattattatgagATACATATCGGTTATTAAAAATAGCTGTACAATACATTCCTTCtaaaatgtaataattaaaaaagaaaattatatatatattaaaataggttattatatatatatatatatatatatatatgtatatgcatttattatttatttatttttttttttttgtgcACAATTTCATTTTCCATTTAATTtgtaatttatattttttttaaatgatcatactttttttccatagtaaatatttaagtatatttttttgtgataattatatatatatcatttttcaattacatatttttttaagtttttcttctttttttttttttttttaaacatttcaaataatttaatatatatatatataaatatatttatatttttatatatatgtgtatgtTTTATGgtgttcatatttttacacttttttaaatttacCTTTCATATTTCAATAATCTATAATATTTGACTTtttattgatatatatattttttaacctttcacttttcattttattataaacattattaattataattatttttaagtaacataaaaaatatattattttttacttttttttatattatgtgctataatgtataatttaaatattataattatacaatataaaatcaaattaaaaaaagaagaacaacaaataaaacatattatgtaaatatatacaattggtataaaacaaaatagatatatatttatattatatccTTTCAAAATGTgtatcatattttttttttatattttcacTTAAATTGAAATTAAgacttttttttttttttttttttttttttttcggtgaacaatttattattattgttgttatgtatattattaactTTTATGTCTTCTTCATTATTCCATATTATGTTGTCTGTTTATTAATccatttaattttttattattgatacaaaatatatatattctttatgTACCTCTTCAATTTGAGTCACAATTATtgtaaaataatttttttaaatatattatgagGTTCTAAAAATATGGGTAGATTCATCATTTGATAATTCCACAGGTTTTTGTATAGtctcatttttttttatcgTTAAAATAACTTTTTCAACAATTTAATTTgcttttttatattctatattattcatataaattaaattttctttatttatctttactttttcattttgtgGTACATTATAATTTGTTCTGATAACTTCAATAATTTGTGgtgtatattttattctttcCTTATAAATAGGactttttatatcatttaaattgTAATCAggttcatttttttttttgatataaatatgtgtATTATTCACTctatcttttatatattcattaaatCCTTTGTCTAATTCatctatatttttcctttttatattattggttatatttttatttacattattatcattaaaatgtttatataataatttatttttatagtGTTCATTTTCTATCACAGCATTTCTGAAGCAAAATGGATCCTTCAGAAAGTTAACACTAATACCATTCACCTGAACGTTATACCCAGCGTCAATTTCTGGGATCACTGGACCATTAAAGAGAACATTTTTCATGATTCATAAATAACAATTgaaagataatatatatatatatatatatatataaacagtcttatatattaatattttcttgtTAAATATTGGTATGAATTTGTACAAGTGaaagataaaaaatgtgtatatatatgtattttaaatcaagttcatttattatcatatattatttttaacatattttatatatatactaagaattcattaaatataaattcGTTCGTTTTTATTTAAGACATATGGGGacaattaaatatatatatatatatatatatatatatataaagaatgTAAAGtcatcttttttatttctctttttttattataaacataaaataaaaaaattaataatttgCTAAAAAGGATGTTTATAAATATccatatataattatatcCTACTTAAGTGTTAGCTATTTTGGAgaaaattattcatatacatatactttttattaacatacggctatttacatatatcatttttatgaacaggtcataacatttttattattttttatgaacggatcataatttattttttatatgaacaGGTCAATATTTTacacattatatattttattataataaaagaaaacatattttaatatttttttcattggactatattatttgtattatgttacgttatattattgtttttatatatattttttttactgAATTCTCAGAAGAAATTGTAATTATCCTATTctttaaattaaaatgaaaagttaccatatatatatatatatatatatatatatatagatgtgtttttttttttgataaagtataaatataattggttttcaatatatatatatataatatatattatattaatgtacttaaaatatattctatGAAAAcaagaatatatataataccATTTATATGAAATGTAGAAAAATTCTGTTTTTTCCATATACATTTTTAGTTacaatataattataacacagaataaaaaaaaaaaaaaaaacgaaaatttatatattataaacaatataaatgaCACACACTTAaaaacaaagaaaaaaaaaaaaaaaaaatttaagaggtaaaagataaattttatatatataatccctctttttaaaaattttttaagaaCAAAAAAGTGTGCAAATAGATTACGCTCCTTTTTaaataaaggaaaaaaaaaaaaatttttttttcacgAAATAGTTCCTTTTGACACTCgcctttttttttttcttcttttctatatatatatatatatatatatatatatatagattaattcattaaacagcaaattaaaaaaaaaaaaaaaaaaaaatatatatatatatatatatataataaaaaaaaaaaaattaaataaataaatatatatatatatatatatatatatatatttttcttaaagaacaaaatataatacagAAGTGTGCAAAGTTCTAATTGTTCTATTGGTtcaaaattaaaaaaaaaaaaatatatatatatatatatataaataaaataaaaagaaatatatacatagatatttgttcattatttatttatatatttttgttttttaatgcttaaattatgaaaaaaaatatatatatataaatattatgtatatatttaataaatatatatataatatatataatatatattacacCGTTGCCTTTCAAATAACGggataatattttaatatgtaaaaaacattataaaaaggaaaaaatatattatatattcatacatatttattcttatatttatatgcaACTAATTaagatattaataaaattataattaaatagataattttttttttttttttttttttatttctgTTAATTCATATTTGTATATCTTTTGAATTCCTTTTTATAAGAGGAAAATAGGTTTTCAAATTAAAAACgtatatgtgtatataagtttatacatatatgtatacattGTCAGATAGAAAAAACATATGATTATGTTTTAGGTTTAATTAAAAAgttaattatatttttataataaacCCAAAGAAATTATGGGAAATAATTGCTGTGCAGGAAGAGAtgtatgaaaaaatatagaatagaaaatttatggtgtaatatatataatgttaaatatatgtatatgtgtattaattaattatttatttgttattatattgtttttttttttttttttttttttttttttttagttactttataaaaataaactaCAAGAGTTTGGTATAGAAGGATCCAAGACAATAAGAAAGTTGTTATCCTTCACAAGTAAATCATTTCATctatttaatatttttatattttaaaagaatgattaaataaaaaaatatactaTTTCTTgttaatttaaaaatttgtatataaataaataaatatatatatatatatatatatatatatatattgaattaattttatagGTAATGATATTCTCAGATTTGATAAAGcatatgatgaaaatgatgTTCAAGAGTTTGTAAACTTATGTTCTTCAACTTGCGAAGTAgcaaaataaaaaataaaataaaatataaaactaatatatatatatatatatatatatatatatatatatatgtgtttgtatgtatgtgtgtgtgaattttttttaatataatttattttgtaaacATCTAATCAATGAATaatcctttttttttttttttttgttccTCTCCATGTAAAACAGATAGAAAAGTTAGAAGATAGAATGCATCCTTGGGCTGCTGACCCTAAAACAATTGGTGCATTATCAGCAACTCAATTGGCAATTTTAGCTAGCAAAGAAAGTAAGATGGAAAACaggaaaaataaaaaaataatttttttttatttaaatattaatatatatatatatatatatatatatggaaatatttaatttttcataatatatgaaaatttCATTATTTGTTTTGTAGGCGAGCCACATTATAAAGATGCAATACGTGAGGCAAATGGAATAGCCGTTTTTATAAACTTATTAAAATCACACgtaattattttaaaaaataaaaaaaatatacacacacagacacatatatatatatatatatatatatatatgtttatttttttaaacagGAATTAGATAGAGTACATGCTGCTGTTGTTGctttatcatttttatccGTTGACAGTAAGAAaactaatatatatatatatatatatatatatgtacaaaatttttaaagTAGGCAATTACACTAATATGTcatatttcattttttgtAGATGTTAAAAATTGTATTTGCATGTTTGAATCTGGTGCTTTACCATATTTAATCAGTGGAATGAAATCAAATATAGATGGAATGAAAGCTGCTTGTGCTCAAACTTGTcgaaatatttttgttttaggtaataaaaaataaaatatatacaataaatatatatatatataatacacatatttatattattccACATTTATTCCTTTATGTCATTAAactttatttttcttattacaatatatttttcagataaaaaatataagaagGAATTTTTAAAACTAGGAGGAATCACTCAATTAGTGAATTTACTAGAATTGtaaaaagagaaaaataaaaaatttatatatgtacatacatatatatatatatatatatatatattaaacgTTTTATGTTTGcataaattttaaatttcacttttttttatatttccaGACCATCAAATTATGATGATAGTCAACCATTATATACACAATTAGAAGCTATTTATCACTTGGAAGATTTCATACTGGTATgcttttttattattcacttataatatatatatattatatatatgattaaataataatattaactgtacatatatttttttttaatgtagAATGATGGAGATGAAATCCCAGAATTTTTGGAAGCAGTTAAAAACTCCAATTCGATAAAAAACTTAAAAACCCTACAACAGgtattacatatatatatatatatatatatatatatattattaaatgtaaagatataataatcttttgagacaaaaaaaaaaaaaattaaaaaatatatccaaaagaaaagaatatttGTGTACTCTTTTTCATGAGtcttttaaaattataacacaataaataaatataaatctctttctctatatatattatcatttattatgtacacattttattcttatatatttttcttttagTGCCCTGAGCAAGACTTAGCAGAAGCCTCCAATGTTCTCTTATTGAGACTAACGGATTAAtccttttatattttattgtccttctttttcatataataattttttttttctttttctttcatattCCCCCAATCTTAATTTGATGGcatcacatatatatatatatatatatatatatatatattatagacagatatatattttttctttttctttttctttttcttttttttttttttgttatttttgatatgcttttaaatattttaatttgaataataaaacatttaaaTTTGTTATAAAGAGGTTGCACAAgatcaaaaaaaatgaagaaataaataattaaataaaaaaaaatttttaaattaaaaatatatatattatatatatatatatatatatatatatttatttatttatatatccatattgacattttttaaaatgcAATTAAACACACATAAAAGaatgacaaaaaaaatatagataaacacatattgatatttatgattagatgttatctttatatataggtATATCTTTCGATTGTAGGAGCATCTCTGAAAAGGAGGATATATTAGTTAGTCCTcttatttcattttttagTTGTGGCATACATACAATATGAAAATCATTACTATATAGATTTTTAATTTGTGTTAGATATTTTGATTGTAATTTTCTTCTTGAGATATATACATCTTCTAATTCTTTTGTTTTAAGAATAAGATcattaaaatatgattGAATTTGTTGATTTTGTATTTGTGATAATAGATTTTGACAATTGTctaaattaatatttgGAGAATCAAGAGGGAAAACAACTTGATTAACaacaatattataacatgaaatatttttttttgttaattCTTGTATTAATCTTTCAGTTTCATAAACACTTAAAAATTCTGGAATACATACACAAACAAATGTTGTTTTTAAAGGATTTTGAAAATTAGCTTGTATACTACTAGACATAGCATTTAAATgattaattttttcatataatgATTCAAATTCCATTTCATTATTAGTAAAATTTTTAAGAACATTTAAAGTTccttttaatttttctctaatatttattaaatatcCTAAAgctttttttaataaatctGGAAATGCTAAAAGTCTTAAAGTATGTCCCGTAGGAGCAGTATCAAAAACTATAACTgaatatttcatattttttattgatTGCATTAATTCAGCAAAACATAATGCTTCATCAATACCTGGAAAACTATGTAATAATTCTGGTAGTATATTATCAAacatttcttttttatttaatttaaaagCGGTATTTTCTGAATAATTTGTATCTATTTCCatacaatataaattatcAAACGAATTTATTAATGTTGGCTGATTCGTAAATTTCTGATTAAAAGCATCACTTGTATTATGTGCTGGATCtgttgataataataatacagATTCTCTTCTTTTTGATAACTGAACAGCTATTGAACATGATGTAGTCGTTTTTCCTACACCTCCTTTGCCTCCTACAAATATCCAATTTAAAGATTCATTTTCTATTAAATTTGTCAAATTCGTATCATATTCTTCATCACTATAACCATCACTTTCTAAGCTTAATGAACAAGAAACGGAATTTGATTCATCCTCACTCATTATAATGATagaaatttatataaaatataaaatataaaataaaaatataatttgggggtgtatatattatatatatatatatatatatatatatatatatatatattatatatatgctttgtcatatatattactttaaaataatttttcttttttttttaaatatatttaaaagatgTAAATATCGAGTTatacagaaaaaaaatatatatatatatgaatctttttacaaaaaaaaaataattaagaaataataagataaataaaaacaatgatttgatacatatatatattatatatatattttaattttaaattaaaaaaaagatacatggatatattaattaattattatataatagtaaataatacaattatatttatttaaaagcttataataatatgatttataatatgttatatttatatatatatatatatatatatatatatatatatatatttaaatccggtttttaaaaaaatattactgaaaacaaaaataaaataattctaaaatatatttggatatatatatatatattatattttttttttttttttttttttttgtgggggggaagaatataaatttatacgtatatttaatatatatatataataattattatatatccaatatatatatatatatatatatatatatatatatatatagtaatattaatatgtatgtatttaaaaaagaaacagAAAAAATACCTTTgccatatatataaaaaaaaaataaaataattacatCGTCACActatacatatatattagtacatttttatttttgttgtgaaaaaatattttgacataatctttattatctatatatcttaataaataaataaatacttCTATTGGcatacataatatatatattaatatatataatatatatatattttttttttatgtgaTATATGAATagataaataatatatatattaatatatataatatatatatattttttttttttatgtgaTATATGAATAGATAAACCCTttaaaatgaattaaaaaaaatgttcgtgttttaaatttttttttttttttttttttttttttaaatccgtcatataaaatatattataatgtataaatatgaaaatcttttttttttattgtttcgtaaaaaatatggatttaataaattgagaaaaaaatatttccATTCACCaaatgattattataacaacTTGAATGacataaaaaaagaaaaaggCATATTTGAAAAGCTAGTATGTATAGGAAATTATAATGTAGAAAATTTTTGTTTGGATAGAGAATTATATGAGAAATATAGAgaatgtataaaaaatgattatgAGAAAATACGaaagaaattaaaagaaaaaaaagagaataATGAATACAATTTATATAGTAAAGATATAGAACATaatgaaattaataattgtaataataatatcaatatatatgaatCCTATCTATATGATATGatacaaaataatgattataaaGATATACTTATAAGTGATGTGATATATgaaaatggaaaaaatattttatgtatagGAGAAGCAAATTTATCTTTTagtttattattacaaaaaaatttgaaCTCATGTAAAGTTGTTTCAACATCTATGGAAGATGAATCaatgttaataaaaaaatttgggaaaaaatatttttcaaaaaatttaaaattattagaAAATTCGGgtggtatatatatacctaATATAAATGTAGAAAATTTATCGAAccattttttaaaaaatacatttgatattataatatttaatttcCCTTTTGTATTACCTACAAAGGAATgtatagaaaaaaaatggaatatAAAATTAGAAAGGGAAGAAATATGTACTgatcatttaaaaaaaaataaaacaaacaacaacaataatgACAACAATGAcaataatgaaaataatgacaataatgaaaataatgacaataataataacaacaataacaataataacaataataacaataataacaataataacaataataataacaataatgacaatgtttatataaaatattataaaaaaacagaatattttctattaaataaattaatttatcatttatttaaatgtgCATCccatttattaaaaaataaaggatTTTTACATATACGATTAAACGATAAATATTTAACTTGCTCATTTCCAAAAAATATGTCCTTATCCTTTCTAGAAAAAATCGATTTCTCTAATTcttatattatctataaATCGTTGAAATATACACCATCGCTTTTTGATTGCACATTCTTAAATTGTGAAGAtaagaaaaacaaaaaaaaaaccaaAAATAATGTTATCTTTACATCTAgtggaaaaaaaatattcaagAGTTTTAAAATGAAGCACACATCAAcattaatttttcaaaaaatttaaacaacaaaaaaaaaaataaaataaaaaaataaaaataataaaatataaataaaataattcatGTTGGTAAGACTCAATGTGAATTATGagaataataaacataCGGCAAAATGagatataaaatatacataagaaaatacatctatatgtatttgtatatatatgtatttatatatatatgtatttatatatatatgtatttatatatatatgtatttatatatatatatatttatacatttaatgtttaaaaaaaatagggtatacatttatatattagaGTAGTTCTTTGTGTGAACGGTAAAAATAATTGAAAGGGGCGGCATAAACATATgtatgtaatatatatatatatattttttatttttttttttttgtattatcctcttttttttacattaaAATTAACTACTTTATTGCTTTGCAATATATCATATACAATATTTGCGGATGAGAAATTGAATGGGCAATTAAAGTGCATAATAAgttgtttatattttttcactttatcattatatcctttattacatttatcagttttattttttaaatgatcttttaattttgtttgattaatataatcattattattaaaattaacTGATTGTTCTTTTTGATATACACTAATTTGTATATTGgtttgtttttttttttttgtttttttttttttggtaaAACAAGGATTCATATAAAGAAATTTATTCCAATAAATTGCCATATCAACAGcaatataagaaatattaatatctttagattttaataatatagatgCATATAAGAATAATTCTAAATTATCCATTAAAATTCGTTGTCTATctttttttgatttttcatctatatataaataatcaatattatcttctagcatattatcatttttatttatattaaaatctaatataaaacttggattatgtatatataatttatcataagaatcataaattatattattaatttcttcAAAATCAAAACCAccataaaaataatattctttatttaattgatttaatttttttaaattatcttcttctatattattcatatgatAATCTGCATAAATATCTTCTTCaatatcatcataattatatataacaaaacgatttaataaatgtgttctaatatattcgtatataatattatttggaaaacaaaaatcatcttttctatattttatatgatcaTAATTGTATTCgttatattttcttctacAAAACGATTTATTCTGActattgttattattatcataattattacaAATCATATCATctgttttattattattattatcataattattacaAATCATATCATctgttttatttttattattatcatcattattacaaatcatatcattttttatatttttatcaatGTTTTCATTTCTTACAACCAGTTCGTCCTCACAAATACTTTTAATCCTTTGAATCGTTTGAATTGTTTGAATCCTTTTCTTTCCatcattttcatatattttcattgTATGAGTGTGGTGACCAATGGTGTTACTACAAATATCATTTGTAGAAGATTCATTAGCTTTTATgtaatttatataagaTGAGATTAAATGGACCttgttatatatactttCTATTGAATAAGATAAATTTTTTAGTTTACATATTTCAAACAAAATTTTGaatgttttttttcttaaattttttattacacATGATGATACAGCGAAACATCTATAAAAGAGAGCTTTTTTAGATGGATATGAAAATTTGATAAGTAAAtgattaatattatcaagAAAAGGTAGAgtaaaattattaaaattatttattatataatttttatcttCATATAAACAAATACATACATCATTTCTTGTATTTAATTCATTCATAGCTTGTTTATCTAAACGATTTgcattatatattgatattCCTTTAAGACCatgtgtatatttaaaaaaataattaatatttttatatttttgtactttattttcatatattgGACATAAATCACATGCATAACATGTTAATTCAACTAATCTTTTAACTCCACAATTTGGtggatataataaaaaaattatatttacattatcaactttaaaacatttattatattcacTACTTTTTTCTGAAAAATCTacatattcatatattttatcatttaatttattattaatttttttttttaaaaatttatataattttaaaatttcaTTTCTATGTCCAGCAATTTCATATAAACTATTTGGTTCAAAAAAACTACTCCacaaattatttatattatttaatttctCGCTCCTTTTCATATTCTCTAGAATACTTTGTTCTtcaaaatttattttctctttaatttcattattttgttctGCCAACCTTTTATGTGTATCATCTTGTGAATTTGTCAAATTTAAATGGCTTCTACGACTATTAACACTGTCATTAACACTGTCATTAATACTGTCATTGTAATTGTCATTGTAATTGACATTAACGTTGTCGTTATTATCGTTATTATCGTTATTATCGTTGTTATCATTTTCCTTGTTGTCGTTATTATCGCTGTTATCGTTTTCCTTGCTGTCgttaattttttccttttgTTGTGATTGCACGTTGTGATCgtgattataataatccATGTCATCACTTGACATATAATCAAAGGAAGAAAAATTTGGATCAATACAAATATCTTTACtgaaattattatttctaaGATCTTCTTCTTTAGATAATACTACATGAGAActataaattttattagATTCACATTTAAGAATACATTTTTGATTATCCATTGAAGATCTTGAATTATTTGttgaatataaaaaattggATGGCAtaatatttgaatataaaatattgGAAGGTATCATatttgaataaaaaaaattggaaggaattatatttgaatgtatattatttatagaaCAAAAATCTTTTCGATTAAATTGTCTATTAATTTCAACATTCATATCGTTAGATAATTTACCAGTCATATAACTATTCATATCACTACTATATATATCGTTACTATATATTTCGTTACTAAATATTTCGTTACTATATATTTCGTTGCTATAAATATCGTTGCTATAAATATCGTTGCTATATATATCGTTGCTATATATATCGTTGCTATACATATCAGTATTGAGTTCactatatatatctatattattatcttcatgattattttttttaaattctttGACAATATTTAAAgtttttatatcattattattttt is a window of Plasmodium gaboni strain SY75 chromosome 4, whole genome shotgun sequence DNA encoding:
- a CDS encoding hypothetical protein (conserved Plasmodium protein, unknown function), which translates into the protein MKNVLFNGPVIPEIDAGYNVQVNGISVNFLKDPFCFRNAVIENEHYKNKLLYKHFNDNNVNKNITNNIKRKNIDELDKGFNEYIKDRVNNTHIYIKKKNEPDYNLNDIKSPIYKERIKYTPQIIEVIRTNYNVPQNEKVKINKENLIYMNNIEYKKAN
- a CDS encoding armadillo-domain containing rhoptry protein; this encodes MGNNCCAGRDLLYKNKLQEFGIEGSKTIRKLLSFTSNDILRFDKAYDENDVQEFVNLCSSTCEIEKLEDRMHPWAADPKTIGALSATQLAILASKESEPHYKDAIREANGIAVFINLLKSHELDRVHAAVVALSFLSVDNVKNCICMFESGALPYLISGMKSNIDGMKAACAQTCRNIFVLDKKYKKEFLKLGGITQLVNLLELPSNYDDSQPLYTQLEAIYHLEDFILNDGDEIPEFLEAVKNSNSIKNLKTLQQCPEQDLAEASNVLLLRLTD
- a CDS encoding putative arsenical pump-driving ATPase, which encodes MSEDESNSVSCSLSLESDGYSDEEYDTNLTNLIENESLNWIFVGGKGGVGKTTTSCSIAVQLSKRRESVLLLSTDPAHNTSDAFNQKFTNQPTLINSFDNLYCMEIDTNYSENTAFKLNKKEMFDNILPELLHSFPGIDEALCFAELMQSIKNMKYSVIVFDTAPTGHTLRLLAFPDLLKKALGYLINIREKLKGTLNVLKNFTNNEMEFESLYEKINHLNAMSSSIQANFQNPLKTTFVCVCIPEFLSVYETERLIQELTKKNISCYNIVVNQVVFPLDSPNINLDNCQNLLSQIQNQQIQSYFNDLILKTKELEDVYISRRKLQSKYLTQIKNLYSNDFHIVCMPQLKNEIRGLTNISSFSEMLLQSKDIPIYKDNI
- a CDS encoding hypothetical protein (conserved Plasmodium protein, unknown function), which gives rise to MYKYENLFFLLFRKKYGFNKLRKKYFHSPNDYYNNLNDIKKEKGIFEKLVCIGNYNVENFCLDRELYEKYRECIKNDYEKIRKKLKEKKENNEYNLYSKDIEHNEINNCNNNINIYESYLYDMIQNNDYKDILISDVIYENGKNILCIGEANLSFSLLLQKNLNSCKVVSTSMEDESMLIKKFGKKYFSKNLKLLENSGGIYIPNINVENLSNHFLKNTFDIIIFNFPFVLPTKECIEKKWNIKLEREEICTDHLKKNKTNNNNNDNNDNNENNDNNENNDNNNNNNNNNNNNNNNNNNNNNNNNNDNVYIKYYKKTEYFLLNKLIYHLFKCASHLLKNKGFLHIRLNDKYLTCSFPKNMSLSFLEKIDFSNSYIIYKSLKYTPSLFDCTFLNCEDKKNKKKTKNNVIFTSSGKKIFKSFKMKHTSTLIFQKI